GGCCCTGCGCGGCGAAGGCTTCGTTGAGTTCGATCGCGTCGAAGTCGCCGATGGACAGCCCCAGCCGTGCCAGCAGCTTGCGCGTGGCCGGCACCGGGCCGATGCCCATGTAGGCCGGCTCCACGCCGGCGCTGGCGAAGCCCAGCACGCGTGCGCGCGGCGTCAGGCCCAGCGCCTGCACCTGCGCGTCGCTGGCCAGCAGCAGCGCGGCGGCGCCATCGTTGATGCCCGAGGCATTGCCGGCGGTGACCGTACCCGGCTGGCGGAAGATCGGCTTGAGCCTGGCCAGCGCCTCAAGGGTGGTGTCGGCGCGCGGATGCTCGTCGACGCTGACCTCGACGGTCTCGCCACGCTTCCTGCCCGGCGCGGTCACCGGCACGATCTCGCCGTCGAAGAAGCCGGCGGCCTGCGCGGCGGCTGTGCGCTGCTGGCTGCGCAGGGCGAAGGCGTCCTGGTCCTCGCGCGAGATGCCGTAGCGTGCGGCCACGTTCTCGGCGGTCTCGCCCATCAGCTCCACTCCATACAGTTGCTGCAGCTTCGGATTGACGAAGCGCCAGCCCATGGTGGTGTCTTCGAGCTGCTGGTTGCGGGCGAAGGCGCTGTCGGCCTTGCCCATCACCCACGGCGCGCGTGACATCGACTCGACGCCGCCGGCGATGGCCAGGCCCAGCTCGCCGGCGCGGATGCCGCGCGCGACGGTGCCGATGGCATCCAGGCCGGAACCGCACAGGCGGTTGACC
This genomic stretch from Xanthomonas sacchari harbors:
- the pcaF gene encoding 3-oxoadipyl-CoA thiolase; this translates as MNEAYIIDGIRTPIGRYGGALAGVRADDLGAVPLQALLARQPQLDPAQLDDVYLGCANQAGEDNRNVARMSLLLAGLPFSVPGSTVNRLCGSGLDAIGTVARGIRAGELGLAIAGGVESMSRAPWVMGKADSAFARNQQLEDTTMGWRFVNPKLQQLYGVELMGETAENVAARYGISREDQDAFALRSQQRTAAAQAAGFFDGEIVPVTAPGRKRGETVEVSVDEHPRADTTLEALARLKPIFRQPGTVTAGNASGINDGAAALLLASDAQVQALGLTPRARVLGFASAGVEPAYMGIGPVPATRKLLARLGLSIGDFDAIELNEAFAAQGLACLRELGVADDAAHVNANGGAIALGHPLGMSGARLALTLLRQLEASGGRRGLATMCIGVGQGVALAIERL